In Camelina sativa cultivar DH55 chromosome 16, Cs, whole genome shotgun sequence, a single window of DNA contains:
- the LOC104753646 gene encoding disease resistance protein TAO1-like, whose product MIGIWGPSGIGKTTISRVLLNELSLHQFKLTARIGDIKRRHLNRHDVYDAKIELQKELFCKLLKHESIDISHLGVTKERFKDKKVLVILDDVNELWQLQATVNCPGWFGSGSRIIITTEDKRVLEKHGIKDEDIYKVTKLASNLPLALQVMGSHFKQMSKEVWKMGLENLKKSRLHKDIMDILKFSYDALNVEEKDLFNDIACFFNGEMINRVEEIIGDGFSRRLRVLEEKSLIYTYGGMVEIHTLLAKLVREEVHGCTVVVDAQRICNALAYNKETLPIRGINLNLSEIRHELEIDETTFERMLSLEYLKIYDEVSVKTKLHLRKGLKFLPYKLKLLYWDRFPMRAMPSKFHPEVLVKLDMKQSKIEKLWEGNPPLGNLKEINLAGSMNLKEIPNLSNASSLKRLELDFCESLVEIPSSIGNATNLSIMYLTACLSLVKLPFSIGKLHKLETLRMIGCSNLTAFPTNINLNSLSDLTVTDSQLKRFPEISTNIRKIVLCATEIEEVPSSIMYWSSLQKLDMHRCFSLKVFPLVPDSIEELDLSFTGIENLKVFPPVPDSIEELDLSFTDIEEVPPSIQNLSRLTKLDMVGSNLKDCKRFRMNNHLLPEESEEFLGNLRDTAIEEVPSYIWSRFRLLELNLNDCKSLKVFPPFSNSVQGLELRCKEQFPRLLQLHLSGCKNLLSLPQLPDSISILNAANCESLERIQGSFKNPQISLNFANCFNLSQEARELIEISDCKFKLLPGEELPARFDHQSKGYFLTVKLDQRPLPLFLRFKACLLLLHGCFYDEKFSYDSDVDFFTGAKAFSCRVLYIQNDNVIGSELCKSCESYRA is encoded by the exons ATGATAGGAATTTGGGGTCCATCAGGTATTGGTAAGACTACCATCTCCAGAGTTTTACTTAACGAACTGTCGCTCCATCAGTTCAAACTAACTGCACGTATAGGGGATATCAAGAGACGACATTTGAATCGACATGATGTGTACGATGCGAAGATTGAGTTACAGAAGgaattgttttgtaaactacTCAAGCATGAAAGTATCGACATTTCCCATTTGGGTGTTACAAAAGAAAGGTTTAAGGACAAGAAAGTGCTCGTCATTCTTGATGATGTGAATGAGTTATGGCAACTACAGGCAACAGTGAATTGTCCTGGATGGTTTGGTAGTGGAAGTCGGATTATCATCACAACTGAAGATAAAAGAGTTTTGGAGAAACATGGGATCAAAGATGAAGATATTTACAAG GTTACGAAGCTTGCCAGCAATCTCCCTTTGGCACTACAGGTTATGGGCTCCCATTTTAAGCAAATGTCCAAGGAGGTGTGGAAAATGGGACTGGAAAATCTTAAGAAGAGTAGGCTTCACAAAGATATTATGGACATTTTGAAATTCAGCTACGATGCCTTAAATGTAGAAGAGAAAGATTTATTCAATGACATAGCCTGCTTTTTCAATGGTGAAATGATAAATAGAGTGGAAGAAATTATTGGGGATGGCTTCAGTCGAAGGCTTAGAGTTTTAGAGGAGAAATCTCTCATATATACATACGGCGGAATGGTGGAAATTCATACATTGCTAGCAAAATTGGTTAGGGAAGAGGTACACGGATGTACGGTAGTGGTGGATGCTCAGAGAATTTGCAATGCACTTGCCTACAATAAA GAGACTCTACCCATTAGAggcataaatttaaatttatctgAGATCAGACACGAACTAGAAATAGACGAGACGACCTTCGAAAGGATGCTTAGTCTCGAATACTTAAAAATATACGATGAGGTTTCCGTTAAGACAAAGCTGCATTTACGGAAAGGTCTTAAGTTTCTACCCTACAAACTTAAATTGCTATATTGGGATAGATTTCCGATGAGAGCAATGCCTTCTAAGTTTCATCCTGAGGTTCTTGTTAAACTTGACATGAAGCAGagtaaaattgagaaattgtGGGAAGGAAACCCG CCTCTTGGAAATCTCAAGGAGATCAATCTGGCGGGATCCATGAACCTAAAAGAAATTCCTAATCTGTCAAATGCCTCTAGTCTCAAGAGATTGGAGCTAGATTTTTGCGAAAGTCTTGTGGAGATCCCATCCTCTATTGGGAATGCCACTAATCTAAGCATAATGTATCTCACAGCTTGCTTGAGTTTGGTGAAGCTCCCATTTTCTATAGGGAAACTCCATAAGCTAGAGACATTGAGAATGATTGGATGCTCAAATCTCACGGCTTTTCCGACCAACATTAACTTGAACTCTCTGTCTGATCTTACTGTCACAGACTCACAATTGAAGAGGTTTCCTGAGATTTCCACAAACATTAGAAAAATTGTTCTTTGTGCTACAGAGATAGAAGAGGTTCCTTCATCAATCATGTATTGGTCCAGTCTTCAGAAGCTTGACATGCATCGTTGCTTTAGCCTCAAGGTGTTCCCACTTGTTCCTGATAGCATCGAAGAATTGGATTTGAGCTTTACCGGAATAGAAAA CCTCAAAGTGTTCCCACCTGTTCCGGACAGCATTGAAGAATTGGATTTGAGCTTTACGGATATAGAAGAAGTTCCTCCGTCCATCCAGAATCTCTCACGTCTCACTAAGCTAGACATGGTGGGATCCAACCTAAAG GATTGCAAACGTTTCCGGATGAATAATCATCTGCTTCCGGAAGAAAGCGAAGAATTTCTTGGGAATCTGAGGGATACTGCAATTGAAGAAGTGCCTTCATACATTTGGTCTCGGTTCCGTCTTCTTGAACTGAACTTGAATGATTGCAAAAGCCTCAAGGTGTTCCCACCTTTCTCTAATAGCGTCCAAGGGTTGGAGTTGAGGTGCAAGGAACAATTCCCTCGATTATTACAACTTCACCTTAGTGGGTGCAAGAATCTCTTATCACTGCCCCAACTACCGGATTCTATCTCAATCCTTAACGCAGCTAACTGTGAGTCGCTCGAGAGAATACAAGGATCTTTTAAAAACCCGCAGATCAGTCTCAACTTTGCCAACTGTTTCAACCTGAGTCAAGAAGCTAGAGAACTCATCGAGATATCAGATTGTAAATTTAAGCTTTTACCTGGTGAAGAACTACCTGCACGTTTTGATCACCAATCAAAAGGGTATTTCCTAACAGTCAAATTGGATCAGAGACCTCTTCCTTTGTTCTTGAGATTTAAGGCTTGTTTGTTGCTGCTTCATGGCTGCTTTTATGACGAAAAATTTTCGTACGATTCTGATGTCGATTTCTTCACGGGTGCCAAAGCGTTTTCCTGTCGCGTCTTGTACATTCAGAATGACAACGTTATTGGATCTGAATTATGCAA ATCATGTGAATCATATCGAGCTTGA